A segment of the Streptomyces sp. NBC_01235 genome:
GGCGCGCAGCTCGGCGTCGAACTCGAAGTCCTTCTGCTCGGCGTAGTCGATCAGGTCGGCGGGCAGGCCGACGTCGGCGAGCGCGCCGGCGATGGCCGACAGGGTGGGGCCCTCGCCCTCGTTGTGGATGCGGGTGCCGAGCGCGGTGTAGAGCGGGCCGAGGATGTCGGCGCCGTGCTTCTGCCAGGCGGCGGTGACCACGCGCACCGGCTGCCAGGCCTTGACCTCGAGCATCTCGCGGTACTCCTCGGGCAGCTCGTCGAGCTTGTTCTCGTTGAGGACGGCGAGGCTCATGATGTGCCAGCGCACCTCGATGTCACGGACCTTCTCCACTTCCAGGACCCAGCGGGAGGTCATCCAGGCCCAGGGGCACAGCGGATCGAACCAGAAGTCGACGGGGGTCTTCTCGGACATGTCTCTCCTCAAGAGGTCCTCAAGAGATCGGGCTTCCCAACGACAACGCCGCCGTCCGTGCCGCACATTCCCTGCTGCCCGACGTCAGGGGCGCGTGGCAGGATCGCTCCTGACCACAAGACCCACTGAGGGAGTACCGCCCGTGCCCGGTGAGAACCTGTCCCGCGACGAGGCCCGCGAGCGGGCCGCCCTGCTGTCCGTCGACGGGTACGACGTGTCCCTCGACGTGCGTTCGGCGGTCGGCGACGGGGACGACGGCGGCGGGGGCGGGGCCGACGAGCCTCGCACCTTCCGGTCGGTCACCACGATCCGCTTCCGCTGCAACGAGCCCGGCGCGTCGAGTTTCGCGGACCTGATCGCTCCGAGTGTGACGTCCGTCTCCCTCAACGGCCGGGATCTCGACCCCGGCGAGGTCTTCGACGGCGTGCGGATCCTCCTGGAGGACCTGGCCGCGGAGAACGAACTGGTCGTCGACGCGCGGTGCGCCTACTCCCGTACCGGCGAGGGACTGCACCGCTTCGTCGACCCGGAGGACGGCGAGGTGTACCTGTACACCCAGTACGAGCCGGCCGACTCGCGCCGGGTCTTCGCGGGCTTCGAGCAGCCCGACCTCAAGGCACCGTTCCGGTTCGAGGTGCGCGCGCCCGAGGAGTGGGTGGTGTGGAGCAACGGCGTCGGCGAGCGGACGGACGGGGTGTGGCGGTTCGCGGAGACGAAGCCGATCTCGACGTACATCACGTGCGTGGTCGCGGGTCCCTACCACTACGTCACGGACTCCTACACCCGTGACCTCGGTGACGGTACGACGCTGGAGATCCCCCTCGGTGCGATGTGCCGCAAGGGGCTGGCCCCCTACTTCGAGGCCGAGGACGTCTTCCTCGTCACCAAGCAGGGCCTGGACTTCTTCCACGACCACTTCGACTACCCGTACCCCTTCGGGAAGTACGACCAGGCGTTCGTCCCCGAGTACAACCTCGGCGCGATGGAGAACCCGGGGCTGGTGACCTTCCGGGAGGAGTACATCTTCCGGGGCAAGGTGACGCGGGCGTCGTACGAGGCGCGGGCGAACGTGATCCTGCACGAGATGGCGCACATGTGGTTCGGCGACCTGGTCACCATGGAGTGGTGGGACGACCTGTGGCTGAAGGAGTCCTTCGCGGACTTCATGGGCGCGTTCGCCCTCGTCGGCGCGACCCGCTTCACCGACGGCTGGATCACCTTCGCCAACCGCCGCAAGGCCTGGGCGTACCGGGCCGACCAGCTCCCCTCCACGCACCCGGTCACGGCCGACATCCGCGACCTCCAGGATGCCAAGCTCAACTTCGACGGCATCACCTACGCCAAGGGCGCGTCCGTCCTGAAGCAGCTGGTGGCGTACGTCGGGCAGGACGCGTTCCTGGAAGGCGCCCGCCGCTACTTCAAGCGGCACGCGTACGGCAACACACGCCTCGGCGACCTGCTGTCGGTGCTCGGCGAGACCAGCGGCCGGGACATGGGCACCTGGGCGCGGTCCTGGCTCCAGACGGCGGGTGTGAACTCGCTGACCCCGCAGGTGCTGCTGGACCCGCAGGGCCGGGTGAGCGAGCTGGCGGTGGTCCAGGAGGCTGCGGAGTCGCACCCGGAGCTGCGCCCGCACCGGGTGGCGATCGGCCTGTACCGGCGCGAGGGCGACCGTCTCGTGCGGTACGCGCGCGCCGAGACGGACGTCGACGGGCCCCGTACGGTCGTGACGGAGCTGGTCGGCGAGGAGGCCCCGGAGCTGGTGCTGGTCAACGACGACGACCTGACGTACTGCAAGATCCGGTTCGACGAGACCTCGCTGGCCACGCTGCGGGAGCACCTGGGCTCGATGACCGACCCGCTGGCCCGCGCCCTGTGCTGGTCGGCGCTGTGGAACCTGACCCGGGACGCGCTGCTGCCCGCGCAGGACTTCGTCGACCTGGTGCTGCGGTTCGCGGGGCGCGAGTCCGACATCGGGGTGCTGCAGATGCTGCACGCGTGGGCGGACTCGGCGCTGGTGCACTACGCGGCGCCGGAGTGGCGGCCGCGCGGCGGCGCACTGCTCTCCGAGGGCGCCGAGCGCGAGCTGTACCGGGCCGAGCCGGGCAGCGAGCACCAGTTGGCGTGGGCGCGCTTCTACGCGGGGACGGCCGAGGACCCGGGCGACTTCGAGCTGCTCCAGGGCCTGTTGGACGGCGCGGCGGAGATCGACGGCCTGGAGGTGGACCAGGAGCTGCGCTGGGTGTTCCTGGAGCCGCTGGTCGCGCACGGGTTCGCCGACGAGAAGGCGCTGGCGGCCGAACTGGCCCGTGACGACACGGCGTCCGGCAAGCGGCACCAGGTCCGCTGCCTCGCGGCCCGCCCCTCCGCGGCGGTCAAGGCGCAGGCGTGGGCCCAGCTGGTGGAGTCGGACTCGCTGTCCAACGCGCTGGTGGAGGCGACGATCGCCGGATTCGACCAGCCCTCGCAGCGGGAGCTGCTCGCGCCGTACACGGAGAAGTACTTCGCGTCGATCGACCGCATCTGGTCGGAGCGCTCGATCCAGATCGCGATGAACGTCGTCAAGGGCCTGTTCCCGTCGCTCCAGGACTCCCCCGGGACGCTGGAGGCGACGGACGCGTGGCTGACGGCGCACGAGTCGGCGGCCCCGGCGCTGCGGCGGCTGGTGCTGGAGGCGCAGGACGATCTGGCGCGGTCGCTGCGGGCGCAGGCGTGCGCCGCGGAGGCCGGGACCGGGACTGAAGCCGAGGCCGGGGACTGAAGCCGAGGCCGGGGCTGAGACCGGGGGCCGGGACTGAGGCCGGGGTCGGGGCCGGGGTCGGGGCCGGGGCTGAGGCCGGAACTGAGGCGGGGCCGGGGTCGGGGCCGGGGTCGGGGCCGGGGCCGGGGCCGGGGCCGGGGCCGGGGCTGAGGCTGAGGCCGGAACTGAGGCGGGGCCGGGGCTGAGGCCGGGGCCGGGGCCGGGGCTGAGGCCGGAACTGAGGCGGGGCCGGGGCTGAGGCCGGGGCCGGGGCTGAGGCCGGGGTCGGGGCCGGCTGAAATCCTTGGCCATGAATTCCGCCGATGGTCACCGTTACGGAATTCAGGCAATCACACCCGTAACCCCTGGCTCCCCCATGCGGGACCAGGGGTTTCGGCACCCAATCGGCATCCGAACACCCGTCCTTTAGGACGAGCTTGTCCGGATTTGCCGACAGGCGTGTAACAGCGGTTAAGAGGCCGACCGGCCGCGGAATCCCCGTTGCATGAACCCCAACACCCCGCTCCCCCAGGTCCCCTCGGCGTCCCCCCGCCCCGTCCGCCGACTGTCGGACGTACAGCGCCGCGTCGCGACGGCGGCCCGGCTCCGCTCGCAGGGCGTCGCACCCGCCGAGGCGGACGAGCAGTGCCGTCCCGGCGGCCCCTGGCAACTGCTCCTCCCCGGCGTGTACCTGCTCCACCCGGGCCCGCCGACCAGCGAGGAGCAGCTGCACGCGGTGCTGATGTACGCGGGCCGCGAGGAGTCGGCGCCCGCGGTGCCCGCCCAGCCGGGCGCCCGGGAACCGCACCGGCCGGTGTACCAGGGGGCGATGATCACGGGCCTGGCGGCCCTGAACCTGCACGGCCTGTCGTCGGCTCCGCCGCTGCTGTCCCTGGAGCACATCGACGTCCTGGTCCCGCGCCGGCGCCGGCTGCGCTCGACGGGCTGCGCGCACCTCATCCGCACCCCCGTCCTGCCGGCTCCCGACCAGGCCACGGGAGTCCCGGTGGCGCCGGTGCCGCGCGCGCTGGCCGACGCGGTGGCACAGCTGACGGACGCGGGGGCGGTACGGCGGCTGCTGTCGGAGGCGGTACGCGGCGGCCACTGCGAACCGACGGCGGTCGTAAGGGAGTTGAACGACGCGAAGCTGCTGAGCCGGCCGCACGTGGTGGACGCGGTGGACTCGCTGCTCGCGGAGGGCCGCGTGATCGCGGAAAACCGCCTGTACACGATGGTGCGCAAGCACGGCCTCCCCGACCCGGTGTGGAACGTGGACCTCCGCCTGCCGGGCGGCCTCCACCTGGGCGGCCTGGACGCGTACTGGCCGGAGCAGGCGGTGGCGGTGGAGCTGGACACGCGGGCGCCGCGGCAGGACGAGGACGCGCTGTGGTCGGAGTACGCGCGCAAGCGCGAGCACCTGGAGCGACTCGGCATCACGGTCGTGTACATCACGCCGAAGAAGCTGAGGGACTCGCCGGAACAGCAGGCCGTGGTGGTCCGCACGGCCCTGATGGCATCGGGCGACAGGGACCCGGCCGCGTATGTCGTGGTGCTGCCCCGGTAGTGACGGATCGGGGCGGGCCCAGGAGGGGAGAGGAGGGGCCGCCGGGGCCGGACCCTGCGGCCCCTCCTCATGTCGTCATGGTGTTCCGTGCCGCTGCACGCCCTTCGCAAGGGGCACCCCGTGCCGACCCGGTCGGTGAGTTCGGTGCGCAGTGCGGCGAGTTCGGCCATGCGGGCGTCGATGATCCGGATCTTCTCCTCGAACAGCGCCGAGAGGGCGTCCGCCGTGTCGGGGCCTCGCGCAGTTCCGGGCGAGCGCCTGGTACGACCTCGTCGTGGCGGCCGGCTTCGCGACGCCGTGGACGTACGCGCTGGTGCACGACCGGTTGCCGTCGTGGGGCCGGGCGTGGGGGCTGGGGGTTTTCCCCGAAGCCGACCCCGCGCAGGTCCTGTACGCGAACCTGATGGGGTCGGTGGTCGTCGCCCGGGCCTTCCGCGCGTCGTCCGGCCACTGCCGGTGCACGGGATCTTCGACGGGGGCGCGCGTGCCCCGTTCACGGCGTGGCAGGCGTACGCACTGGCTCAGGGGGCGCCACGGTTCCTGTGGGTGTCCCTGGGCGTCGAGGCGGCGTTCGGGGTGGTGCAGTTGGTGCAGTTGGTGCAGTTGGTGCAGTTGGTGCAGTCGGTGCCGTGGGCACGGAGAACCGGCGGAGGCGGGCTCGACCCCGTCAGTCTTCCCCAGAGGTGACACTCAGGGCGGTGCCCGCGTAGACGCGGTCGATCAGGGCCGCGTAGGACGCGATCATCCTCGTCCGGCTGAAGCGTTCGCGGCTCGCGGCGAGGGCCGGGGCGAAGGCGGAACGGTTCGCCACCGCCTCGGTCCAGGCCGCCGCGATCACGTCCGGGTCCGGCGGGGTCACGATGCCGTGGCCCGCGACGATCACCGCGCTGTCGCCGACGTCCGTGGCCACCGGGACGGCCCCGCACATCATGCCCTCGACGAGGCACAGGGGGGCCGCCTCGCCCCAGGAGGAGGTGAGCGCAACCACGTCGGCGGCCGCGTAGACCGCCTCCATGTCGTGGCGTACGCCGAGGAGATGCAGGCCGACGCGGTCCCGCGCGCCGAACGCCGCCGCGATGTCCGCGGCCAGCCCCGGGTTCGCCGCCGTCATGCCCGCCCCGCACATCAGGACGTGCCCCTCCGGCACGGCGTCCAGCCAGGCCCTGGCCGCCGCCAGGAGCAGGGGGACGTTCTTCATGCCGTCGTAGCGGGCCGCGAAGACGACAACCGGGGCGGCGGCCGGGATGTCCAGGGACGTGCGGACCGCGAGGCGTCGGGGCGCGTCCGGGCGGAAGCGGATCAGGTCGACGCCGTTCGGGATCACGTGGAGCAGGCCGGACGGAACGCCGGCCGCCTCGTACGCGGCCCGGGTCGACTCCGCACAGCACACGGCCGCCGCCACCGTGCCGTCGGCGATCGCGGCCTTGAGGTCGCCGAGGGCGCGGCCCTGGTTCTCGGGGTCGGAGCGGTGCAGACAGACCACGACCGGGCGGCGCGGCAGGCCCGCCTGGCGGAGGAGGGCGAGAGGCTGTTCCTTGAGGGAGAGGATGACGTCCGCGTCGGCCGTCGCCCGAGCGGTATCGGCCAGCTCCGGGCCACTGAAGACGGCCGGATCCGTACCACCGGATCCGAACGTACGACCGAGGGACGTGACGCCCACCTCGGCCGCCGTCAGCTTCCGGTAGCAGGCGTCGTCCTCCATCCGCTGGCGGGTGGCCTCGCGGTGCACCTCGCCGTGGACACTCAGCACCCGGTGGTGCTGGCCGCCTTCGCGCAGTCCCAGCACCACATCGCTGTGCACGATCCGGGCCCCTCCGGAGAAGAACCCCTCGTAGACCGAGAGCACCCGCAGTCCGTTTCCCCTGCGCACACGATCACCCGCCTTGCACCGATATCAAGCCATCCCCCGTGAAGTGCGGGTTAGCCGATATGAGGCGGTACGGACGTTTCGTACAGATGAACGCGGCGTCACATGTCCGCGCATGCTGTGTGACACGCAGGTCACTCGTCGGCCGGGGACGGGGCGTCGTCCTCGTTGACGTACAGGTTGCCGTTCTGGACGGAGAAGGAGGTGCCGTGTTCCTTTGCCGTGTTCGTCTGCGTAGGGCCGGCGGGCTGTGGTTCTCCGGCCGCCTCGACCTTGTTGCCGTTGCCGGCCACGACGACACCGGAGGCGTTGCCGCCGATGTGGACGGTGTTCTTGGTGGGGTGCTTGGGGTGCTTGCGGGGCATGGGCCTGGCTCCTAGGACTCGCGGGTGAGCGTGAAGGAAGTGCAGGTGGTGCACGACACCGTGTCGTCGACGCCCGACGTCATCTGGGTGGTGACTTCGGCGGTGTCACCGTCCGGGTCGAGGGTGATCGTCATCAGTGCCTCGCCGAGGACGGCCGGATCGCAGCTGTCGTCCGCTTCGTCGTACAGCGGTTGCGTGCTGGTGTAGGTGTCGCCGCTGCCGGTGAACTCCATGGTCTCGGTGCCGCCGCAGGGTTTCTCGCTCGTCACCGTGTAGCTGCCGTATCCGGACTCGACGAACTCGAGCGTCCCTCCCTCGCTCGAGGACCAGATCCCCGCGAGGCCGGTCTCCGCGGATTCCGTCACCTCCGGTTCCGTCTCCTCGAGACCGGTGTCCGACGAGTCGTCCGTGTACGGCGGATCAGTGTTGTACAGGTCCGTGTCGAACAGTGGCGTCTGGACGACCGAGCTTCCCGTGGTCGGCTCGTTCGCGTTCTGGTTCCGGTTCTGGTCCACGGCCACCGCACCGATGACGATCGCGGCGACCACCGCGATCACCTTGAGGGCCGCGGCCGCCCCGGCCGTCCCGACGGTTCCCGCCGTCCCCGCCGTCCCTGCCGTCCCTGCCGTCCCTGCCGTCCCCGCGGACGTGGCCCCCGCTGCCGACGAATGGGCGACGGCGCCGGTCTCCCCCACGCCGGGCGGCGGCGTCGCGAGCGCGTGGTGGGCGGTCGTCACCGGGTCGGCATGGACCGTGGTCCCGTGCGTGGCCGCACTGTGCGCGGACGTCGGATCCGGAACCGACCCCGACGAACCCGCGCTGTGGGCGGACGTCGGATCGGCGCCCGGTCCCGATCCAGATCCCGGTCCGGACCCCGGTCCCGACGAAGCCGCGCTGTGCCCAGCCGACGGGTCCGGAGCCGTCGAGCCGCTCACTCCCTGTCCGGCGCCGCCGTCCGTGTGCGGTGAGCCGAGTGCTGTTCCGCCGTCGGGAGGCGCGGGCTGGGGCTGGGGCGGCACGTACTGCTGGGCCGCCGTCGCGGCGTTCGCGCCGTGCAGGTCCCCCAGCTGGCGCCACAGAACCGCCGCTTCCGCCAGCAGCACTCCCGCCAGGACCCGGTTGCCCGTCAGGAAGTTGCGTACGCCGCGCTCGTGCGTGAAGTACGCCGCCGCCTGGCGGTCGCCCGCGCGCTGGGCCGCGGGCAGGCCCTGGTCGAGGAGGCGGCCCCAGACGCCGAAGCGGAGGGACCGGGCGAGGGCGGGTGAGGCGGCGCGTACGACCTGGACGGCGAGGTCCGGCCGGTCCGCGTGCTCGGCGAGCTCGGCGACCATTTCCAGGGCCTTAGCGTGGTCGGCGACCTGGGCCGGGGTCGTCGTCGGCCGCGTCATCCACTCGGTGAAGTGCCGGCACAGGCGCTCCACCTCCGCGACGGACGGCTCCAGGCCGGCGCCGACGCGCTCCCGCAGCGCCGGGACGACGTCCGTCACGACGCGGTAGCCCCGCTCCGTTTCCTGGGCGAGGCCGAGGCCGGCCAGGTCCGCGCACAGGGCCGTCGGATCCGCGGCCTCGCTCAGGGCGCCGATGTGCACCGGGTCCAGTTCGGCGTCGCCGAGGGTCGCCAGGAGGCGCAGGGCGCGCGTCGACGGGCCGTCGAGCCGGTCGAAGAGCAGGGGGAGCAGTTCCGCCACCGCGCCGGGCCGGGGCAGCGCCCCCTCGCCCGACGGGTCCAGGCGGGTGAGCGCCGCCGCGCGCAGCAGGAGCAGCGGCCGGCCGGACGCGGTCTCCCACAGGGCCTCGGCGGTGCCCTGCTCGTCCGCCGCCGCCACCGGACGGCCCAGCTCGCGGGCCAGCAACTCCATCGCGGCGGCCCGGTCGATCCCCTGGAGCGGCAGCGGTACCCCGTCGCCCAGCAGCGACCGGTCGCGGCCGGCGAAGACGAAGGTCGCGTGCGGGGCCGCGTCCATGAGAGTGCGCAGCTGCTCCGCGGTGTACTCGGCGTTGTCGACGTACACCGTCATCTCGATGCCGGTCATGAGGCGGCGCAGCTCGGGGCGCGACGGGGCGTAGCCGTGGGCGTCGTAGCAGGCTTCGAACATGTCCTGGGCGACGTCCTCGGGCTCCCGTCCCGTGGCGTCGAGGAACAGCACTCCGGCCGGTCCCGCGGCGAGGGTGTGGGCCGCGTGGCGCAGGAGCGCGCTCTTGCCGACTCCGGGCGGCCCCCACAACTGCACCGCCCCGCCGCGGGGGTCGGCCAGGGCTTCGGCAAGTGCCGCGAGTTCCGTCTCCCGGCCCAGCGGGGTGCCCGGTTTCCGGGGCAGCAGCGTGACCTGGTCGCGGCGTACGGGTTCGGGCCGCTCGCCCTCGAGAAGCACGGTCAGTGTCGACCCGTACTGCGGGCCGACCACCACGTTGTAATTGCCCGCGATCACGGGCGCGTTGGCGTCCCCGCCGACGTCGGCCCGGTTCACGGTGTTCCCACCGTCGCCTTCGTCCGTGCTCGCCATGGCCACCCGCCCTCGTGTTCGTACCCGGTCCGTCCAGGCGGTCACGTTAGCCACGGGCGCTCACGGCACCCCCGTCAAATTATGGTTTCGTGTCGGGCCCCTCCAATTTCGCCACCCGCCGCACACAAGTGGACTCAACTCCCTTGAGGCAAACGGAAGTTCGAGAATTCGAAAGTTCACCGATCACGCTCGCCGCTCACCGATCGCGCTCACCGATCGCCGAAGGCGATGTCGCTCAGCCGGGAGAGGCTGTCCACGCGGATGGAGCGGTAGCCCGTGGTGACCGCTCCCAGGTCCCGGAACCGGCGCAGGGCCTTCTGCACGCTGGGCTCCGACGCGGCTGCCAGACCGGCGAGTTCGGGCTGGGTGATCGGCCAGCGGATCACGGCGCCCTCGCCGGCCCGCTCCCCGTACGTCATCACGAGATGGTGCAGCACTCGGGCCAGCCGCGTGGCCGCGTCGCAGCCGGTGAAGTTGACGCGGTGGGTGGTCGCGGAGCGCAGCTTGGCCACGACGGTCCGGTTGACGGCGTGGGAGATCCGGGGCTCGTCCCGGGTGCAGGCGAGGAAGTCCGCCCGGGTCACGCTCTGCGCGAGGACCGGCCCGCAGGTGGTCACCGTGGCCGAGCGGGGCTGTCCGTCCACCGCGGCGAACTCGCCGACCACGTCCCCGCCCATCCGGACGGCCAACAGGGCGTCGCGGTCGTCGTCGGCGTGCCCGGTGACCTTGACCAGGCCGTCGAGCAGGATCAGCACGAAGTCCGTCCGGTCCGCCTCCCGCATGAGCACCTTGTCGGGCGGGTAGCGCACCCGCGTCCCCAGGGCGAGCAGCAGGTCCCGGTCGGCCGGGCCCAGGCCTCCGAGCAGGCTCGACGGCGGCCAGTCCCGCACCTCACCCGGCCGCCGCCCGTTCGCCTCGCGGCGCGCGTCGCCGTCCATGGCCCCACCCCTCTCCCAAGGGATCGATCACACCACCCGGACTCAGTGTGCGCCCCGAACCCCGGTTTCCTACGCGACCCGGTATTCCTACGAGACCCTGTATTCCTACGAGTTGTTCGTGCCGCACCAGGAGAACAGTGGACACCGGGGGACGGGACGGCGCGGGCGCGCACACCCGCGTTCCGCGCCGTGCCGCACCCCGCCGCCGATCCGGAGAAGGGCCGCATGGAAGCACAGTGGGAGTACCGGGCCGTACTGGCCGTGGACATCGAGAAGTCGTCGGGGCGGGGGAACGTGGCACTGCTGCGCAACCGCGAGGCGCTGCGGACGCTGCTCCGCGAGGCGTTCCGTCGCAGCGGCGTCGACTGGGAGCGTTGCGTGCGGGCCGATCTGGGCGACGGTCTGCGCGTGACGGCACCGGCGGGGACGCCGAAGGCGCGTCTGGTCCACCCCCTCGTCCAGGAGCTCGCCGGCCTGCTGCGCGACCACAACAGCGCCCAGGACGACCGCGCGACCCGGATCCGGGTCCGCGTCGCGCTCCACGCCGGGGAGGTCTCCCTCTCGCCGGACGGCGAGGTCGCGGGCAGCCCGCTGGAGATCCTGGCTCGCCTGCTCGACGCGCCTGCCGCACGCGCGGCCCTTGCCCGGGCTCCGCGGACCGTGCCCGTGTCACTGCTGCTGTCGCAGCACGTCCACGACGAGACGGTACGACACGGCTATTCGGGCATCGATCCGGCCGCCTTCCGCAAGGTCGAGGTCAAGGTGAAGGAGTTCACCGCCGCCGCGTGGCTGCACACCCCCGGCTGGCTGCCGCCGGACGAGGCGGAGAAAGCGGAGAAAGCGGAGAAGGCGGCGGAGCCGGGGGACGACGTGGCCGCGGCAGGCCGGCGTGACGGGTCGTCTCAGGGCGCCTCGAAGCAGGTCAACAAGGCGTCGAGGAAGGGTGTCGTCTACGCCGCCCAGAACGGCGACCAGCACATCCGCATCACCGGAAAGCGATGAGGGAGCGTCCATGGAGGAGTGCCCGTGAACGACGAACTGGCCGTCCTGGCCCAGGCGGGGGCCGCCGCTCTGGTCACGGCGATGGCGACGGACATGTGGCTGGAGACGAGGGACACGGTCGTCGGCCTGTTCCGGCGCGCCGACCGCGACGGCGGCCATGACCACGGCGCCGGACTGGAGGGCCGGCTCGACGGCAACGCCGCACTCGTGCAGGACTCCGCCACCCCCGACGACGTACGGCGGGCCCTGTTCGGCTACTGGACGCTGGAGTTGGCAGCGCTGCTGCGGCGCGACCCCTCCTGCGGCGAGCCCCTCGCCCGCCTCGCGTCCGGCGTCGACGCCACCCTGCTGAACGGGCTCCGGGCGAACGCGTCTGGACAGACGAACACGGCCCGGGACTCCGGCACCGTGTTCGCCGTCCAGTACGGGACCCAGCACGCCGACCGGCGACGGTGACGACGTTCCGTCCGTACGGCGGTCGAGCCGGGCCCAGGCCTTCTTCGGTGGGCGCCGGCCCGGCGCGGGCAGGCGGCCGAAACGGTGTGCCGCGCGGGCAGATCGCGTCGGTCGGGGGCGCGGTCCGCGCGTCCGCCGGGGACGAAGGCGGACAACCGACACCGGACGGCTCTTCCTCCAACTCCCCGCCGCCCTCGCCCATCTGACGAATGGTCCGCATCGCGATCGGGCGACGCGCCCTCGGACACCCGATCCGGCGACCGGGAGCACGACGGCGTGAGGAAGCCCGCCCCCGCGTCCCCGGACCACGGACGAGATCCGTGCCGCCCGGCAGCGGAGCGGAGCGGAAGCGGGCAACCAGAACGCCCGACACCGTTCGGGGGGTTCGGCTGAGCGTGAGTACTGGCAACAGGACTCACTCCCACTCAGTCTGTGGGAGCGGTTTGCCTCACGCCTCCGGCGGCACGAACACCCGTCCGTCCACCGGCCGTTCGCGCCACAGTCTCAGCGCCACGTCGACCAGTCGCACCCGGGTGAGGTCCGGGACCGCCTCCAGGTCGTGCCAGGCGGCCAGGTCGGTGGAGCCGTTCACCTCGTTGCGCAGTTCGCCGCCGACGACCCGGCCCTCGTAGACGATGCGCAGACCGTGGTGGTCCCTGGGACCGCGCAGGCCCCCGCGGCGGAAGACGCGGCGGGAGGAGTCGACGCCGAGGAGGCCGGTCACCTCGACGCGGTAGCCGGTCTCCTCGTCCAGTTCGCGCACGACGGTGTCGAGGGGGTCCTCGCCGTGCTCCATGCCGCCGCCGGGCAGCACCCACTCGGGGGTGCCGTCGGGGGCCGGTGAGCGGGCGAGCAGAATTCGGCCGTCGCGGACACAGACGGCGTAGGCCGCCACCCTCAACCTCTTGCGCATACAGGGACGCTAGCCGTTCGAGGCGGATCAGGAGGGGCAATATCCCGCACATCGCGCACACAGTCCGCACGCAGCATCCACACAGGTGGCTCGTAGAGGGTTTTCCCCATACATCCATATCGATTCGGTCAACTCTCCCCAAACAGCAGCCCCTTAGGTAAAGCTTTGCGGTCATCCGGGACCGCGTTCCGGACGACCGTGATCAGGCAGGAACGTCCTGGTCATGTGCTGCTCGTTCCTTTACCTACAAGGGATGCCGATGACCCTCACCCCCCAGCGTGAACCGATATCGGGCGCAAGACGCGTGGCCCGCATAGCCGTGGCCGCCGGCCTGGTGGCCGCGCTGTCCGCGGCCGGGCCGATACCCATGGCCCTCGCCGCCGACGCCGGCCAGACCCCGGCCGCGGCCGACCCGGGCGTGAAGTCCGCCCACGACAAGCTCGGTTCCGACGACGCCGGCCTCCTCGCCGAGGCCAAGGCCGACGGCGACAAGAACGTCACGCTGATGGTCGCGACCGCCCCCGGCCAGACCGAGCAGGTCGCCAAGGAGCTGGACGCGGTCAAGGGCGGCTCCGTGGGCCAGTCCTACGACAAGGTCGGCTACGTCCGCGCCACCGTCCCGACGGCCAAGGCCGACTCGGCGATCGCCGCCGCGGC
Coding sequences within it:
- a CDS encoding Crp/Fnr family transcriptional regulator, which encodes MDGDARREANGRRPGEVRDWPPSSLLGGLGPADRDLLLALGTRVRYPPDKVLMREADRTDFVLILLDGLVKVTGHADDDRDALLAVRMGGDVVGEFAAVDGQPRSATVTTCGPVLAQSVTRADFLACTRDEPRISHAVNRTVVAKLRSATTHRVNFTGCDAATRLARVLHHLVMTYGERAGEGAVIRWPITQPELAGLAAASEPSVQKALRRFRDLGAVTTGYRSIRVDSLSRLSDIAFGDR
- a CDS encoding NUDIX hydrolase; its protein translation is MRKRLRVAAYAVCVRDGRILLARSPAPDGTPEWVLPGGGMEHGEDPLDTVVRELDEETGYRVEVTGLLGVDSSRRVFRRGGLRGPRDHHGLRIVYEGRVVGGELRNEVNGSTDLAAWHDLEAVPDLTRVRLVDVALRLWRERPVDGRVFVPPEA